Proteins encoded in a region of the Dorea longicatena genome:
- a CDS encoding threonine aldolase family protein, producing the protein MYRFQCDYTEGAHPAIMQRMVETNMEQTDGYGLDPYCDSARQKIKDLCECQDADVHFLVGGTQTNTTVISAALRPYQGAVAAVSGHINVHETGAIEATGHKVLPLPSGDGKISAVQVDEMCHAHFTDGSQEHMVQPGMVYISHPTENGTLYTKKELMDLYEVCKKYDMLLFLDGARLGYGLMAETNDITLTDLAKYTDVFYIGGTKVGALFGEAVVITNEALKKDFRYMIKQNGGMLAKGRLLGVQFDTLFTDDLYFKISAHADELAMKLKKVFQKKGYGLRYDSYTNQQFPILPDSHIEKLKEKYVFEFWEKVSDAESAVRFCTSWATKPEVVEELIRDIEAC; encoded by the coding sequence ATGTATAGATTTCAGTGTGATTATACAGAAGGTGCCCATCCTGCAATTATGCAGCGGATGGTAGAGACAAATATGGAACAGACCGACGGATATGGACTGGATCCATACTGCGACAGCGCAAGACAGAAGATTAAGGATCTGTGTGAATGTCAGGATGCAGATGTGCATTTCCTGGTAGGCGGAACACAGACCAATACAACTGTGATCAGTGCGGCACTCCGTCCTTATCAGGGTGCAGTTGCAGCAGTAAGCGGACACATTAATGTGCATGAGACCGGAGCAATTGAAGCAACCGGACATAAAGTACTGCCGCTTCCAAGTGGAGACGGAAAGATCAGTGCCGTACAGGTAGACGAAATGTGTCATGCTCATTTTACAGATGGAAGTCAGGAGCATATGGTGCAGCCGGGAATGGTATATATTTCCCACCCTACAGAGAATGGAACACTGTATACAAAGAAAGAATTAATGGATCTGTATGAAGTGTGCAAGAAATATGACATGTTACTCTTCCTTGATGGAGCACGTCTTGGATATGGACTGATGGCAGAGACCAATGATATTACACTTACAGATCTTGCAAAATATACAGACGTATTCTATATCGGTGGAACCAAGGTAGGAGCGTTATTTGGTGAAGCTGTTGTGATCACGAATGAGGCATTAAAGAAGGATTTTCGCTACATGATCAAGCAGAATGGCGGAATGCTGGCAAAGGGCCGTCTTCTTGGCGTCCAGTTTGATACACTGTTTACAGATGACCTTTATTTTAAGATATCTGCACATGCAGATGAACTGGCAATGAAGCTTAAGAAGGTATTTCAGAAAAAAGGATATGGCCTGCGTTACGATTCCTATACGAATCAGCAGTTCCCGATCCTGCCGGACAGCCATATTGAGAAATTAAAAGAAAAATATGTGTTTGAATTCTGGGAGAAGGTATCGGATGCAGAAAGTGCGGTCAGATTCTGTACAAGCTGGGCAACAAAGCCGGAAGTGGTGGAAGAACTGATCAGAGACATTGAGGCATGTTAG
- the tsaB gene encoding tRNA (adenosine(37)-N6)-threonylcarbamoyltransferase complex dimerization subunit type 1 TsaB gives MRILALDSSGLVASVAVVEDGAVDDQVIAEYTVNYKKTHSQTLLPMLDEIVKMTELDLRTVDAIAVAGGPGSFTGLRIGSATAKGLGLALEKPLIHIPTLEGLAYNLCGIADVVCPIMDARRGQVYAGIYEFDGQKLHILEDQMAVPIEELGEKLKKYLKEGRRVTFLGDGVPVHKTKIKEEILPGEAVTFAPANMNRQRAASVGTLGMQYYKEGKIETAMEHEPDYLRVSQAERERKERLGNV, from the coding sequence ATGCGAATATTAGCATTAGACAGCTCAGGACTGGTCGCCAGTGTAGCTGTAGTAGAAGACGGGGCAGTGGATGACCAGGTCATTGCCGAATATACAGTCAATTATAAGAAGACACATTCACAGACATTACTTCCGATGCTGGACGAGATCGTGAAGATGACAGAACTGGATCTGCGTACCGTAGATGCGATAGCGGTAGCCGGAGGGCCGGGATCATTTACGGGACTTCGTATCGGTTCCGCAACGGCCAAGGGACTTGGACTTGCGCTTGAGAAACCGTTGATCCATATTCCGACACTGGAGGGACTTGCTTACAATCTGTGCGGAATCGCAGATGTTGTATGTCCGATCATGGATGCAAGACGCGGGCAGGTGTATGCGGGAATCTATGAATTTGACGGACAGAAGCTTCACATACTGGAAGACCAGATGGCAGTTCCGATAGAAGAACTGGGAGAAAAGCTGAAAAAATATTTAAAAGAAGGAAGAAGAGTAACCTTCCTTGGCGACGGGGTTCCTGTGCACAAGACAAAGATTAAAGAAGAGATCCTGCCGGGAGAAGCTGTTACATTTGCGCCGGCAAATATGAACCGGCAGAGAGCTGCATCCGTAGGAACACTGGGAATGCAGTATTATAAAGAAGGAAAGATCGAAACTGCAATGGAGCATGAACCGGATTATCTCCGTGTGTCTCAGGCAGAAAGAGAACGGAAGGAGAGACTGGGAAATGTATAG
- the tsaD gene encoding tRNA (adenosine(37)-N6)-threonylcarbamoyltransferase complex transferase subunit TsaD: MSETKDVLILAIESSCDETAAAVVKNGREVLSNVISSQIALHTLYGGVVPEIASRKHIEKINQVIEEALKEAEVTLDDIDAIGVTYGPGLVGALLVGVAEAKAIAYAAGKPLVGVHHIEGHIAANFIEHKELEPPFFSLVVSGGHTHLVRVKDYGKFDIIGRTRDDAAGEAFDKVARAIGLGYPGGPKIDKVAKEGNPDAIAFPRANVEDAPYDFSFSGLKSAVLNYINGCKMKGEEYNQADIAASFQKAVTDVLVAKAMHAVEEYKVDKFAIAGGVASNSALRAAMKEACEKRGVKFYYPSPIFCTDNAAMIGVAAYYEYMNGTRSGWDLNAVPNLKLGER, translated from the coding sequence ATGAGCGAGACAAAAGATGTATTAATACTGGCAATCGAAAGCTCCTGTGATGAGACAGCAGCGGCAGTTGTAAAAAATGGAAGAGAAGTACTGTCCAATGTCATTTCTTCACAGATTGCCCTGCATACATTGTATGGAGGTGTTGTGCCGGAGATTGCATCCAGAAAACATATAGAAAAGATTAATCAGGTCATTGAAGAAGCACTGAAAGAGGCAGAGGTAACACTGGACGATATCGACGCAATCGGTGTAACTTACGGACCGGGACTGGTAGGTGCACTCCTCGTAGGCGTGGCAGAAGCAAAGGCAATCGCATATGCAGCAGGTAAACCGCTGGTCGGAGTACATCATATCGAAGGGCATATCGCAGCCAATTTTATTGAACATAAAGAGTTAGAACCACCATTTTTCTCACTGGTAGTATCCGGAGGACATACCCATCTGGTTCGTGTGAAGGATTATGGAAAATTCGATATCATCGGAAGAACCAGAGATGATGCGGCAGGAGAAGCGTTTGACAAGGTGGCCCGTGCAATCGGACTTGGCTATCCGGGAGGACCGAAGATTGATAAAGTTGCAAAAGAAGGCAATCCGGATGCCATCGCATTTCCACGTGCAAATGTAGAAGACGCACCATATGACTTCAGTTTCAGTGGATTAAAATCCGCCGTTCTGAATTATATTAACGGATGCAAGATGAAGGGCGAAGAATACAACCAGGCAGATATCGCGGCTTCTTTCCAGAAAGCAGTCACCGATGTACTGGTTGCTAAAGCTATGCATGCAGTAGAAGAATATAAAGTAGACAAATTTGCCATCGCAGGCGGCGTAGCATCGAACAGTGCTCTTCGTGCGGCAATGAAAGAAGCATGTGAAAAACGAGGCGTGAAATTCTATTATCCGTCTCCGATTTTCTGTACCGATAATGCGGCTATGATTGGTGTGGCAGCTTATTATGAATATATGAATGGAACCAGAAGCGGATGGGATCTGAATGCAGTTCCGAATCTGAAGCTTGGCGAGCGTTAA
- the rimI gene encoding ribosomal protein S18-alanine N-acetyltransferase: protein MLEKICKAELSDLQDIAALESEIFSDAWSLKSLEETWNQKNAVIFAAKTEEKIAGYLIIYYVLDEGEIARIAIAPSMRRQGAAGQMFQELVAFCEEQQITRIMLEVREGNEAARRFYEKCGFTEDGIRKNYYENPQENAILMSKNL, encoded by the coding sequence ATGTTAGAAAAGATATGTAAGGCAGAACTGTCGGATCTTCAGGATATTGCCGCGTTGGAAAGTGAAATATTCTCCGATGCATGGAGCCTGAAAAGTCTGGAAGAGACATGGAATCAGAAGAATGCAGTGATATTTGCAGCAAAGACAGAGGAGAAAATCGCAGGCTATCTCATTATCTATTACGTATTAGATGAAGGCGAGATCGCAAGGATCGCAATAGCTCCTTCTATGCGCAGACAAGGGGCTGCCGGACAAATGTTCCAGGAACTTGTGGCGTTTTGTGAGGAACAGCAGATAACAAGAATCATGTTGGAAGTAAGAGAAGGCAACGAAGCCGCCAGAAGATTTTATGAGAAATGTGGATTCACAGAAGATGGAATCCGTAAAAACTATTACGAGAATCCACAGGAAAATGCCATTTTGATGTCAAAGAATCTATAG
- a CDS encoding ribonuclease Z codes for MLDVCLLGTGGMMPLPYRWLTSLMVRYNGSSLLIDCGEGTQIAIKEKGWSFKPIDVICFTHYHGDHISGLPGLLLTMGNADRTKPLTLIGPKGLERVVNALRVIAPELPFQIKYMEITETEQTFELNGYRLKAFRVNHNVTCYGYTMEIDRAGKFDVERAKASNIPQEYWGLLQKGETIETKRHVYTPNMVLGPARKGIKLTYTTDTRPTESIKQNAKHSDLFICEGMYGEKDKQKKAKEYKHMTFYEAAQLAKEAEVKEMWLTHYSPSLTKPEEYMDDVKAIFPNSIAAKDKRSVELVFED; via the coding sequence ATGTTAGATGTATGTTTGTTAGGAACCGGAGGGATGATGCCATTGCCATACAGGTGGCTTACATCCCTGATGGTGCGCTATAATGGAAGCAGCCTGTTGATCGACTGCGGAGAGGGAACGCAGATTGCGATCAAAGAAAAAGGCTGGAGTTTTAAACCAATCGACGTGATCTGCTTTACGCATTATCACGGGGATCATATCAGCGGACTTCCGGGCCTGCTTCTTACAATGGGAAATGCAGACCGTACCAAACCGCTTACATTAATCGGGCCAAAGGGGCTGGAACGGGTAGTAAATGCCCTGCGCGTGATCGCACCGGAGCTGCCGTTCCAGATTAAATATATGGAAATTACGGAAACCGAGCAGACATTCGAATTGAATGGCTACCGGTTAAAAGCATTTCGTGTGAATCACAACGTAACCTGTTATGGTTATACAATGGAGATCGACCGTGCAGGAAAATTCGATGTGGAAAGGGCGAAAGCGTCAAATATCCCACAGGAATACTGGGGACTTTTGCAAAAAGGTGAAACAATAGAGACTAAGAGGCACGTATATACACCGAATATGGTACTCGGGCCGGCAAGAAAGGGAATCAAGCTTACGTATACCACAGACACGAGACCGACGGAATCTATTAAGCAGAATGCAAAGCATTCCGATCTCTTCATCTGTGAAGGAATGTATGGCGAAAAGGATAAGCAGAAGAAGGCCAAAGAATATAAGCATATGACATTCTATGAAGCAGCACAGCTTGCAAAAGAAGCAGAAGTAAAAGAAATGTGGCTGACACATTATAGCCCGTCACTGACAAAACCAGAGGAATATATGGACGATGTCAAGGCAATATTCCCGAATTCAATCGCAGCAAAAGATAAGCGCTCGGTAGAACTGGTATTTGAAGATTAG
- the tsaE gene encoding tRNA (adenosine(37)-N6)-threonylcarbamoyltransferase complex ATPase subunit type 1 TsaE yields the protein MIIETNSEKETWDLGFSLGEKACAGQVYTLVGDLGVGKTIFTKGLAKGLGIDEPVSSPTFTIVQIYDEGRLPFYHFDVYRIGDVEEMDEIGYEDYIYGEGVSLIEWANLIEEILPEHYTEIKIEKDLEKGFDYRRITICEY from the coding sequence ATGATAATAGAGACAAACAGTGAGAAAGAGACTTGGGATCTGGGATTTAGTCTGGGTGAAAAAGCCTGTGCAGGACAGGTGTATACATTGGTGGGAGATCTGGGTGTCGGGAAGACGATATTTACCAAAGGTCTTGCCAAAGGACTGGGGATAGATGAACCGGTCAGCAGTCCTACATTTACCATTGTGCAGATCTATGATGAAGGAAGACTTCCCTTTTATCATTTTGATGTGTACCGAATCGGTGATGTGGAAGAGATGGATGAGATTGGCTATGAAGATTACATTTACGGAGAGGGCGTCAGCCTGATCGAGTGGGCTAATCTGATCGAAGAGATATTACCGGAACATTACACAGAGATTAAGATAGAAAAGGATCTGGAAAAAGGATTCGATTACCGGAGGATTACAATATGCGAATATTAG
- the ispD gene encoding 2-C-methyl-D-erythritol 4-phosphate cytidylyltransferase, translating to MKKRCMAIVLSAGQGKRMGTSIQKQYIELCGKPIICYCLEAFEKSEIIDDVIMVVGAGQEDYVTEEIVNKYHFGKVRAVVSGGKERYDSVWNGLKAVRDGMAGEEAKEGYVYIHDGARPFVDEEIIKRAYTCVEENRACVAGMPSKDTVKIVDENQFAVTTPARKYVWNVQTPQVFETALITQAYEKLMQHDRENVTDDAMVVEQEMQIPVKLFEGSYCNIKITTPEDLETAKGFIEHQ from the coding sequence ATGAAAAAGAGATGCATGGCAATCGTACTTTCGGCAGGGCAGGGGAAAAGAATGGGAACATCTATCCAGAAACAGTATATTGAGCTGTGTGGGAAACCCATCATCTGTTACTGTCTGGAAGCATTTGAAAAGTCAGAAATTATTGATGATGTGATCATGGTAGTCGGAGCCGGGCAGGAAGACTATGTGACCGAAGAAATTGTAAATAAATATCATTTTGGAAAAGTGCGCGCAGTAGTTTCGGGCGGTAAAGAACGCTATGACTCTGTCTGGAATGGATTGAAGGCTGTCCGTGACGGTATGGCGGGAGAAGAAGCGAAAGAAGGATATGTCTATATCCATGACGGCGCCAGACCGTTCGTAGACGAAGAGATTATAAAGAGGGCTTATACATGTGTGGAAGAAAACCGTGCATGTGTTGCCGGTATGCCAAGCAAGGATACGGTAAAGATCGTAGATGAAAATCAGTTTGCAGTTACTACACCTGCACGCAAATACGTATGGAATGTTCAGACCCCGCAGGTATTCGAGACAGCTCTTATTACACAGGCGTATGAGAAGCTGATGCAGCATGACAGAGAAAATGTAACCGATGATGCCATGGTAGTAGAACAGGAGATGCAGATTCCTGTGAAATTATTCGAGGGCTCTTATTGTAATATTAAGATTACGACACCGGAAGATCTGGAAACGGCGAAGGGATTTATTGAACATCAATAA